atttgttcttaacccacttcacttaacataaatattatgccattaaaatactgtttttaataataTGTGATTTTTCCGTCCCTTGCAACATGGAGCAGTACTCATGGTCCTagggaaaaaatgaataggacctttcttgtacgaaatttaatttagtttaattttgtactggaaaacATTTCTGTTCAATGCCACATTTTTCGAGATAATtacgaaaaacataaaaatgtgacCTCTAAAAAGAACCCTCATCTCTGCACTCACACCCCGCTGATCAGGATTTTTCGTATGTTGTTCATTACACTCCCCCCTTCACTCTACAAAAGTTTGTGACTATACaaatttttcccctaattttcctttgcTGACTGAACTATGTGTGGGAACTCTTGTTTTGAGgaattccacaaattaaaaaaccTATAATTACTATTagtaacaaaagaaattttattttccaaagataaaaaatgaacatattttagttTTTCTACAAGCCAATGAGACCACAGTAACAGAATTATACCAATATCTctttcgaaaattaaaaaaaaaagccaatgaacacacaatttttaaattgtttttgaatATGGTAATTCTTTCCAATAATTTGTCAGTAATGGGATTACACAAAAAAGTTATGCAGAATCCTCATTCACGGGAGAGACAACGTGGCAGGACTAGACAGAATTGGGAACTACCTCTTCCTTGACAAAAAGACTTTAATTTTTCTGAATCCTACGGTTAAGATTTCGTGTTGCAAGAACACACATTTCCAGAGAAAGGCATATTTTATGAATCAGCAGTACACATTTGTTTTCTGCAAGAAAATGCTTGTACTAATATTTATTGTATGTCCCTTCAGACTAGTGACTGTCACTGCCTGACTTcgtaaatcaaattaaaaaaaaaaaaaaaaaaaaaaaagactgatgaCACAGCATTATCAGTTCCACCACATAGTATTCAGCCAtgtgaacatatttttttttttttttttttttatttttaatttccctcTCCGTACATTCCTTAATGTTCTCCAATTTCTCAGCTATATTAACTACTCACCTTACACTAACAAATACTGCTGaaaaagtaatttcaatttttccCTGCTTTCATATCTTATGTTTAACTTATATCCCTTTGCTGATAACTACTGACTTGAAATCAAGAACTGTAATTTATTACCAACACCTTCATAACCATTATGCTGTATTTTTTTCAACTGATTTATGTAATCATCTGGTAATCCACTTTCAATTGCTCCTTGTATGACAACATCCAAATAAAGTGCAGATGGCAGCCTGTTTTCAGGAATGATATCTCCTTCAGATATCTTTGTTGGCGTATCACAAAGCTGATATGAGCGACAATTTACAAATTCTCCTGAGGGCTTCTCCACATCAACTTGCATGGGAAAATAAAATCCATCGTTTACACCTTCTTgcctgaaaacagaaaaaaaaaaatgaatgacacAACTGAGGGAATTAGCAAATGATATATGTATAGTAATTAAACTGAAAGCATTGTTAATTTTCAAAGTTTACACATAAAATTTATTCAATTGTGGAGATTGTGTTCATCTACTGCTGACACCTCATAAAGCAAGGAGTAAGACTATCTTGTACAGGAGTAAATATTAAGCAATTATCTGATAACCAGACCATGAGTTTTAGCATCatatggaaaaaatacaaagaaaattaaaagaactaTATCAGCATTCCTCCTACAGGCATGTCATAAATTACTTAGTTGAAACAGGTGTTTggcgagtgttagtgtttgaaaACACTCTTTGTGCAGAGTTGTACACAAATTTTTATTCATGGCTGTGATGTCAATCAGTCACATTTAGCTGCCTATTCTGCAAAACAAGATTCTGTGAACGTGCTTCTATTTTGTGGAGAGACATATTCATGGTAGGTACTGATAAAATGGGCCACATAAATCAAGAAAAAGAATGACACATGCAGCAGAATGCTCCATGTCAATATCTTGCATCACCCTGAAGCACCATCAACAATTAACCACTGTAAATAAAGAGGCAACAAGGATTCTAGTATTTGAAGacaaagtgatttaaaatggaataaccatgTTGAATAAATCAATTACAAGCTGAGTGCACAGTTAACTTTCAACAGTTCACGATTGTGCATAGGCAAGTGCTTACTATGAATATTTTAATGTGCATCTGAAATAGGGCTTAACATCCTGGGGAAATTCTACAGCAGCTCACAGGTCATTCGCAACCCAAAACTGAAACTTAAATCATTATAGGGAATAGTTGTGTGAACCATTACTACCATTAGCATGcatttacattacattatattGACACACTAATTCTTTTGCGTAGAACTGTTATGGGAATGGTGGCAGtacatgaaaaaaaattgttgcatactCAATCACAATACACgattaaaaggaagaatggtgtgtCCAACGTATAAATTATCTGACAAATCTGTTTGAGAATATCTACACTACTACTGCTTAAGTGAATATTTAGTATACGTACATATGAATATATTATTTCTCTTTGTAAAATTGCACAGCATAACATCTAACAGGTAAATTTACATAAAAAACGCTGGCCCCAATGTTGTACCGTGGTGGGTAGCGCATTACTCGTTTCAGTCGTTGAGAAATTATACTTCATGCGTCTCTCTATATGGTGTGATAATGAGAAATTTTTATAATTCTTGCAATAAAGATTTCTTTTTTATAACAATATTGGGAATCTGACACAATTTGTTCTTTTTCTCAAGAAATCTATTACACGAATTTGCACCGCTGAATCACTAGTTCAGAAATACTAGTTCACTACAGTTTCGCATTACCGTAATTCTCAGATTGCTTTTGCAAACACTAACTGTATTTTAAAATTATTGACCTGTCTAAATCCGCCAAATTTGATTTATCAATTTCCCACACCGCTCCCCATACGTGTTTGCCCTGTTCTGGCACTAGCGTTGCTACTGCACCTCTCCATCTCTCGGCCCACGTTCCGAAATCCAGTCGGAAATCCTGCAAAAAGGCAATGCAGTACTAACAATTTTCCTAAATCCTTCTTTAACTGTACCTCGCTTTCCAGATTTTCGGCAAGCTGATGTGTCAATAGTTCTCCCATAATTTTAACTTTTTCCGATTTACCTTAAGCTTTGCTGCTGATATCCTTATTGCTGATGGATTGTTTATGTGAATCCTTTTTGCTAGCAAATTACTTCCGTAtgcaaaataaaagaattttccgCCCATTACTGCTTATTTAAGCGCATATAGTGTAAGTGACTTTAAGCACTAACGTGGTATTTTCCAGCAGAATTTATTTTGCTAAACATTAACCCACGACGCTCGCAAAAGCGACTTAACAGTCAAACACAGTTCCTTTGCCCACAACCTACTCGTGATCACGACACATACAATTAAGTACGTGGAGTGCTGTAGTCATATGACATTGTCATACACACGCTACTTCGCCATACGGTAGAAACCTCTCTGGGAATGAGAaggatgggctaaactgcgattccCCGATATCAGTGACTTCTGTAACTGCTGCTTTTCAGTAATTGTCATTCTGAACTGCGATTTGTCGCAGTGAAGAGTCGCAGTTAACGAATTCACAACTTGTATCCCTCCGCTATTTCTGCTACACCTGCGATTTCTGTTACTTCTGCGATTTATGGGCTTACGCGATTTATCACTGTGGATGCCACATTGTCATTAGGCGCAAGTAAGAAGTAAACTGTGTCAATGCAATCGAGAAATGTTCGCGCCTGTATATACGATTATTTATGATGGCCTAATGTAACGTTTCAGCTGACAAAAGGTTACCTGAAATGGTATTATTAATATTTCCAACGATTCTTGCTCAGTTGTTACGTGGTATACGAAAGAAACGTTTGCCCACAGACAAAatttaatattacaaaaaacaGTCAGTATTAAGAATGTTTTACGTATGTTATTCCTGTGCCTTAAGTTTTACATTAATGAAACAAGGGTGAAAATATTGATAGTGTTATGTTGAGAATCATAACATAAATACCACACAGTATCATAGAAGTTCAAGTTTAGAATACGGATTCTAACCACGTCGATATGTTCACAAGTATCTGAACAACACTGTCAGTCACTCTATATAGCAATAATGCAAAATATCAGTGACAACGAACTGGAAAAGTTGCCACAGCGACTTTACAGTGTTTTCGTCAGAAGTAAGGTTAGTTTTTATGTTCGTAAAAAAACGTAGGGGGTATCGTTTACGCAAAGTGTGAAACCCCCACTCAACTGCTTTCATTATTTGATTTTTCTTGCCGTGGCTTTTCCTGTGAGGATTTTGAATATCAGACAACAGATagataataattattaataatggTATGTGATAGGTTTATACAAACTTTGCGCGCTTAACAATGGGTTTTTGCGTAAGGTCCGTTTATTGTAAATTTACTGTGATTTTATGGTAAATATCGGACTTCGTAGTttgaataattccaaagctttGGTTCGTAGTGGACCTTGATATAAATTGTAACACAAAACCTTTAGCCTTGCCAAGATGCagtttaattggaacaatagcttgcaacataaatgaaacacaagattaaataatatcactgtatttacaaaatattatactaaattgaATAACACAAcaacattaattctgttgctgtgagCAGCTATGAGTACGCCTAATGAGATTGCGTTTTAATATATATAATAGTGGCGGTGtgtcaaataattatctgcagcgatggcagatatgcCTCCCGTCAGGACGGCTTCCAGATTAAAAAATGTGCGATCTTCTcagcaagacaactgaactgcgtaattgtTCTATTGTTTCAGCGGTTGCACAGCACATTCGATACAACCACTTCtactaattaatatcttatgtaattttttatttatattctgaacttatatctacgtttttgctaTATATCCACGCCTGTTCTACAAGTGTGCCTTTAAAATTCCCACAAGTATTATTAGTTGTATAATGTGAATTATATTATTAGTAATTAGTAGCAGTATAAAAGTTTAGTAATCCTCATGATTTTCCGGAAGCAGTTCCCATTTCGATTACTGTCTGCTCTATGTACCCATCCACGTCTAGAAGAGAGAATCGTCAAGATTCAAAACGACCCTTGAAGAATTCTCAGAATATTAGAGCCATAATTGATAAAATGAGTATTGGTACAGTGTGTCATTATGTGATTTGAAAGGgataataaattaatatttactAACTTGTGAGTGAATTAAGATAATGGCAATTCTGATCTTTCATCCCATAccccagaattttctgccatgtatttagtgataaagacTTGCTAGAGTGTGATACTGATCCGTCCATCTCTCCCACCTTGAATGTCGGTTGTGGtgactgtgagttaacgagcatgtcgttctcatttaaatatatggacaaaagagacagccttccaggagttgtgaaacgaatcctgcagtccaggaccgtgtgccacaaagagcgcagattcgccatgaGATGAGGAAACTCACAGgcatctattgtgctgaatgaggtcaGGCTGATCAAtcctaagcactgtagtgtgcaagtgagacagacgagaaccgaCATCATAGGGAAACCTTTAGGAGCTGTTTTTGTCCAgggaggcgtagcagtgttaaatatggtggacataagctcggccataaagggaaacatttacgaaaactatttaatcctgtagtaattcagggaatcaagccacagtaattttaatctaccgtttttcttaaattttcatggcgatcccaataaaacttgagtattgatcatatcTATTATAGTttagatttactgttaaagtgaaattaacaagttttataacaaagacctgaatgctaaaatctcaatttaacatttattatgtaatggatattattattcgtttatttaggatgtgacagtggtcaggctttgattatttaaatatgttaaaatgtaaaataatgtagaataagctgtagccaatcaaatGGACGGCTGCAGGGAAGGGAACTGTACTaatcagttgagcgacgatgttcagCACATGAGAGATGCGGCcagagacgggcagagggacagtgctggcgGAGACGTGAAAGCAGATgatcggtctttaggtagctaggaagtgaaacgaattagaaaatttcgcgttgtattGTATCGCAGGACTTAGTCTCGGAGTGGTGAGCAGCTGTGCGCcttgtgtgaactctaacttttcacgTAGATAACAAGGGGGAGCATTGGACTTGTATTtcgtgatgagattgtgaatgatcgaactgtgtatATGACGGTTTTTTTGCACTGTTATCGTGTTATCTAACATACGCTCCCACCCTTGCTCTCTCTCACCCTTCCATAGTTATAAAACGTTGTTTGTGAAAATCGCATGTGTCAAGAAATCAAATGGTGAGACTGAATGACATTATTTGATAAACAAAATGCAACTGTGTCAAATGGGTATGCTcttgagtgtaacagtaactctaaatacttGCTGACCAATCCAGCAGTCCTGAAATGTTTGTGCCAGATGTATGTAGTATTTCTAGaaatgaaaaaagaaggaaaaaaacataaagtgaaggtgttatgtggaatgttggatattttataatcattattattattattatttatttgtataacatttttttagcaaacccttactctgttttagctaagtaatcctaaGTATTGCATAATAGATACTTTTtagttgcctttttaaataagtgtatttttgcaatttctttaaccccttttggtaatttattgtacagttctattccttggtagaaaatgctgttttgagttttatgtttattttttcttggaaaatgtaagttgagtctataccttgctgcatggtcatggacagagctgtttgtgcagtaattaccaatattatttttgatatgtacaactgactggtaaatgtattcacatggagcagttaaaatccccagtgttttgaacagatctttacaatcagCTCGAATAGTAttattggttattattcttatggctcttttctggggtttgaaaattgtgttcatattttgtgcatttgttccccccaaaaaaatgccatagctaagaagtaagtgtacatatgaatagtatgtaactaaaagacactacatgctacacactgatgataggattctaagggcataacatgctgatgacattctgtttgtgagttcctttgtgtgttcacaccacttcaactgaaaatcaatatcagtacctagaaattttgcatttgttacacaggctatagaggtgccatctacatttaatttagcaTTGTCATTTTTcgtcttcaaactgaaattaatggcattagttttctttatgttcagtgttactttattgcttattgaccaatcataaacttccttgagagtttcattttccttctcggcaaggagttctcttgttttctcagtgactataatattgctgtcatcagcgaagagaattgtTTCACCATGAGTAAGTCATTgttgtatatcaggaacagtattggtcctaatatgctaccttgtggaacccctatattaatgtattttggttctggtaagtgttttactaaatactTAGACCTATTTGAactatgtgttatctctactctttgtaccctatctgttaggtaagatcgaaaccagtcatgcttctaatttatttaatagaatcttgtggtcgaatgtatcaaacaccttagaaagatccaaaaatatacctctgacacactcatctttatcaagagcatcaagtgcaACTAAActatgattcgcttaaaagattgtagttgttcaggtaattcattaatctgtcttttataattgcttctattatttttgagaatggtgacagcagggaaatgggctggtaattttctaagtcttctgcattacctttcttaagcaaaggtacaactcttgcctgttttaactgctctggaaatgtccctgatgtgaaggattcatttattatatttgataaagggccttgtataatccctatgtatTGTTTCCGTACACACATTttactttttagtttttgaacagttttattgacttcattctctgtggttgggagtaacatcattgtatttagtgcaacattatttacaggtgctaTTTtagtttgggggaatttttgctgtaacttctctgcagtacttaaaaaaatgctcatttacatagtttgctaaatgttgtgaatcatttattaccttatctttctcccttagcagtatgttattctgcgtttgtttgtctctccccatttccttttttataacatcccagattgCTTtgctttattctctgcattatacactcctggaaatggaaaaaagaacacattgacaccggtgtgccagacccaccatacttgctccggacactgcgagagggctgcacaagcaatgatcacacgcacggcacagcggacacaccaggaaccgcggtgttggccgtcgaatggcgctagctgcgcagcatttgtgcaccgccgccatcagtgtcagccagtttgccgtggcatacggagctccatcgcagtctttaacactggtagcatgccgcgacagcgtggacgtgaaccgtatgtgtagttgacggactttgagcgaggtcgtatagtgggcatgcgggaggccgggtggacgtaccgccgaattgctcaacacatggggcgtgaggtctctacagtacatcgatgttgtcgccagtggtcggcggaaggtgcacgtgcccgtcgacctgggaccggaccgcagcgacgcacgaatgcacgccaagaccgtaggatcctacgcagtgccgtaggggaccgcaccgccacttcccagcaaattagggacactgttgctcctggggtatcggcgaggaccattcgcaaccgtctccatgaagcggggctacggtcccgcacaccgttaggccgtcttccgctcacgccccaacatcgtgcagcccgcctccagtggtgtcgcgacaggcgtgaatggagggacgaatggagacgtgtcgtcttcagcgatgagagtcgcttctgccttggtgccaatgatggtcgtatgcgtgtttggcgccgtgcaggtgagcgccacaatcaggactgcatacgaccgaggcacacagggccaacacccggcatcatggtgtggggagcgatctcctacactggccgtacaccactggtgatcgtcgaggggacactgaatagtgcacggtacatccaaaccgtcatcgaacccatcgttctaccattcctagaccggcaagggaacttgctgttccaaaggacaatgcacgtccgcatgtatcccgtgccacccaacgtgctctagaaggtgtaagtcaactaccctggccagcaagatctccggatctgtcccccattgagcatgtttgggactggatgaagcgtcgtctcacgcggtctgcacgtccagcacgaacgctggtccaactgaggcgccaggtggaaatggcatggcaagccgttccacaggactacatccagcatctctacgatcgtctccatgggagaatagcagcctgcattgctgcgaaaggtggatatacactgtactagtgccgacattgtgcatgctctgttgcctgtgtctatgtgcctgtggttctgtcagtgtgatcatgtgatgtatctgaccccaggaatgtgtcaataaagtttccccttcctgggacaatgaattcacggtgttcttatttcaatttccaggagtgtatattattttgtcattaaatgactttttgcagcaatcagcaccttcctatatatctttttgtatctatgatagaaatttaagaattctggatcattgcgaatctttttcatggaactgaggtgtttaactgtttgggaggacttcttaatacctgctgttattgaTACAGACAGGCATACTTTTGGAagtgccttttcaaagttcaatttaaacaatgtggagaatttagagaatttcatattcacattggtttccttatacacttcatccctgctttgtttttctagttattttgaaaaatcttttattttcatttgtgatagatgtcgtttgtaggcttggagtttagggaatgattcgatgcctgattttactgttgttatttgactgaGATGGTCTggtagtccgagatcttttacagctacatcacatttttccctgtccatatttgtggtcacatggtcaattactgatgtcGTTGTAGTaatccttgttgcactattgaccaatagggagaTGCAAGAACTTTGAAGGATgcttatgaaggtgctgctggattcatttgtgatattagtgttgatgttaatgtccccacacagaattatgttgacctttgtacttgagactttatctagaacttattGAAATAGTGTCcatactaccactgggagatctatacacacacaaaatgattaatttcttggtgatatcaagccctgttaattggctgagatttcaaagtgtttgtcttcacttactgtactgaggtcatgtcttgatttgaactgtgttccttttctgcttTAAATGCATGATCTTCCACCCCCTGAAGTAGTTCTgaagtaagagtttgccttttcatacaataataatactacatgttggatttctgtgtctctacaccagtactcagtaatacaaactactgtgcagttcaaagattgaagCTCAACTTGTatgagttgtattttat
The genomic region above belongs to Schistocerca serialis cubense isolate TAMUIC-IGC-003099 chromosome 6, iqSchSeri2.2, whole genome shotgun sequence and contains:
- the LOC126483841 gene encoding gamma-glutamylcyclotransferase-like; its protein translation is MGGKFFYFAYGSNLLAKRIHINNPSAIRISAAKLKDFRLDFGTWAERWRGAVATLVPEQGKHVWGAVWEIDKSNLADLDRQEGVNDGFYFPMQVDVEKPSGEFVNCRSYQLCDTPTKISEGDIIPENRLPSALYLDVVIQGAIESGLPDDYINQLKKIQHNGYEGVGNKLQFLISSQ